From one Eulemur rufifrons isolate Redbay chromosome 23, OSU_ERuf_1, whole genome shotgun sequence genomic stretch:
- the HSBP1 gene encoding heat shock factor-binding protein 1, which yields MAETDPKTMQDLTSVVQTLLQQMQDKFQTMSDQIIGRIDDMSSRIDDLERNIADLMTQAGVEELEGENKIPATQKS from the exons ATGGCCGAGACTGACCCCAAGACCATGCAGGATCTCACCTCGGTG gTGCAGACACTCCTGCAGCAGATGCAAGATAAATTTCAGACCATGTCTGACCAGATCATCGGAAGAA TTGATGACATGAGTAGTCGCATTGATGATCTGGAGAGAAACATCGCCGACCTCATGACACAGGCGGGAGTGGAGGAACTGGAAGGCGAAAACAAGATACCTGCCACACAGAAGAGTTGA